In a single window of the Sander lucioperca isolate FBNREF2018 chromosome 19, SLUC_FBN_1.2, whole genome shotgun sequence genome:
- the mideasa gene encoding mitotic deacetylase associated SANT domain protein a isoform X4 — MQQQQQQMHHSRQQQQQQQQQQQQQQQLQQQQHHLQLHQQQHLQQQQHHQIQQHQMQQQQQLQQMQQQYHQQQLQERQQQIQQMQQQQQQVQQQNVPQQETTQPQVQPNQQQTQNFVIFQPPKPGPPDTAPKEDVQSVVPQQEPEAQTSDASPVPDPCPEKVATNPAELSDALLAAPRRSRRLSREGQSPLGPPSTNIWSQASKEPPPSHNGVAGTQAVKGGEVTTGGVIRRRRRASKEINLETLAQKASEMESLPAKMFKQEDGSSGRQANMVPLVIPVSVPVHSRQADPQGGWTQGRLGQGERPAGQSDRKPVIVARRRSLRNSMTESFGQDGENDPGPDEDGKSKFKYRPRPEPLIIPPHKPSTFIPPSLYSSISSYQSNLRSPVRLPDNPLTLPPYTPPPILSPVREGSGLYFSTFLTNIAVSNQILPPPPAPKSATRSLLRSTSSEITPPVLSLITDAAPASLEPRINIGQKYQAEIPEFQDQPSSQFDLHKADLVWIPMEDSHLKHGDQESMEDLLNMACCSVLRGGGTNQELVLHCLHECGGDFLETLGRLMLQDPVFPNGHHLAGYHYSGSDCWTAEEKCYFNKGISAYRKDFFMVQKLVQTKTVAQCVEFYYTYKKQVKIGRHGILTFGPPDSPGEKPTEVVVDIKSSQQTKMTQGEMDGDENKDVSYESSQRARVAQSLQAHDYAGTLPVMKEPHSLNKEAHHPPAPHRPRAEPAAKKSKAPAKPPPDPDAVFPCKKCGRVFYKVKSRSAHMKSHAEQEKKAAALRQKEEEEQAVAEARARKVAVAAAAAVATNQGGNGLTEQAEFSSHEDSSEKEDDKDEDWH, encoded by the exons atgcagcagcagcaacaacaaatgCATCACAGTcgccagcagcaacaacaacaacaacagcagcagcagcagcagcagcagctgcagcagcagcagcatcacctTCAGTTGCATCAGCAGCAACAtctgcagcaacagcagcatcaCCAAATCCAACAGCATCAAatgcaacagcaacaacagctgCAGCAAATGCAGCAACAGTATCACCAGCAACAGTTACAGGAGCGACAGCAACAAATTCAGCaaatgcaacaacaacagcagcaagtGCAACAACAAAATGTGCCACAGCAAGAAACAACACAACCACAGGTGCAACCAAACCAGCAACAAACCCAAAACTTTGTGATTTTTCAGCCTCCTAAGCCTGGTCCACCTGACACAGCACCTAAAGAGGATGTCCAGTCAGTGGTGCCGCAGCAGGAACCAGAGGCCCAAACCAGTGATGCATCACCCGTACCTGATCCATGCCCCGAAAAGGTAGCCACAAACCCTGCAGAGCTTTCAGATGCACTGCTGGCTGCCCCTCGGCGTTCACGTCGCCTTTCCAGGGAGGGACAGTCCCCACTGGGACCCCCTTCGACAAACATTTGGTCTCAAGCATCCAAAGAGCCTCCACCATCCCATAACGGAGTAGCAGGCACTCAGGCTGTTAAAGGAGGGGAAGTGACAACAGGAGGGGTCATCCGTAGGAGAAGGAGAGCATCTAAGGAGATTAACTTGGAAACTCTGGCTCAGAAGGCTTCAGAAATGGAGTCCCTGCCTGCTAAAATGTtcaag CAGGAAGATGGTTCTTCAGGCAGACAGGCCAATATGGTGCCTCTGGTTATCCCTGTATCAGTGCCAGTGCACAGTAGACAAGCAGATCCTCAGGGTGGCTGGACTCAGGGACGACTCGGCCAGGGTGAGCGGCCTGCAGGACAATCCGATCGCAAACCTGTCATTGTGGCTCGTCGGCGATCACTCAGAAACTCCATGACCGAGAGTTTTGGCCAG GATGGGGAAAACGATCCCGGGCCGGACGAGGATGGAAAATCCAAATTTAAGTACCGACCTCGTCCCGAGCCTCTCATCATCCCTCCGCACAAACCGTCCACcttcatccctccatccctctacTCCAGCATCTCTTCCTACCAGAGCAACCTGCGCTCTCCGGTCCGCCTGCCGGACAACCCCCTCACACTGCCCCCGTACACGCCTCCACCCATCCTGTCCCCTGTGCGCGAGGGCTCAGGACTCTACTTCTCCACCTTCCTGACCAACATCGCCGTAAGCAACCAAATTCTGCCACCGCCACCTGCGCCCAAATCTGCGACGCGCAGTCTGTTGCGCTCCA CAAGTTCAGAAATCACACCTCCTGTTCTGTCCTTGATCACTGATGCCGCACCTGCTAGCCTTGAACC gcGTATCAACATTGGGCAAAAATACCAGGCAGAAATTCCCGAGTTTCAGGATCAACCTTCCTCCCAGTTTGACCTGCACAAGGCTGACTTGGTTTGGATCCCTATGGAGGACTCCCACCTCAAACACGGTGACCAAGAGAGCA TGGAGGATTTGCTGAACATGGCTTGTTGCAGTGTGCTCAGGGGCGGAGGAACCAACCAGGAGCTGGTTTTACACTGTTTACATGAATGTGGAGGTGATTTCCTT GAAACACTGGGACGTTTGATGCTTCAGGACCCAGTTTTCCCCAATGGTCATCACCTGGCAGGTTATCACTACTCAG GCTCTGACTGCTGGACTGCAGAAGAGAAGTGCTACTTCAATAAGGGGATCTCTGCCTACAGGAAGGACTTCTTCATGGTGCAGAAATTG GTGCAGACCAAGACTGTGGCTCAGTGTGTGGAGTTCTACTACACATACAAGAAACAGGTGAAGATCGGACGCCACGGGATTTTAACCTTCGGCCCGCCAGATTCACCAGGGGAGAAGCCCACAGAGGTTGTGGTGGACATTAAG AGTTCACAGCAGACAAAAATGACTCAaggagagatggatggagatGAAAATAAGGATGTTTCTTACGAGAGCAGCCAGCGGGCAAGGGTTGCTCAGTCACTACAGGCTCATGACTAT GCGGGGACATTGCCGGTGATGAAAGAGCCACACTCTTTGAATAAGGAGGCTCACCACCCGCCAGCACCTCACAGGCCTCGGGCTGAGCCTGCAGCAAAGAAGAGCAAAGCTCCAGCGAAGCCCCCACCGGATCCTGACGCGGTATTTCCGTGCAAGAAATGTGGCAG GGTGTTTTATAAAGTGAAGAGTCGAAGTGCCCACATGAAGAGTCATGCGGAGCAGGAGAAGAAGGCTGCAGCGCTGCgtcagaaagaggaggaggagcaggcagTAGCTGAAGCTCGGGCCAGGAAGGTAGCGGTGGCGGCTGCTGCGGCGGTGGCGACTAATCAGGGAGGAAACGGATTGACAGAGCAGGCAGAGTTCAGCAGCCATGAAGACTCATCTGAGAAAGAGGATGACAAAGATGAAGACTGGCActga